A stretch of Rhododendron vialii isolate Sample 1 chromosome 4a, ASM3025357v1 DNA encodes these proteins:
- the LOC131323676 gene encoding uncharacterized protein LOC131323676, with translation MDVDDPNEKKPMESVTEKLDELAKPKREHKPLERTYREKALLEKTLEEARIEPPPRQVTLLKKGIPKPKKQDSGGKPRLNPLAKEFRPGQASMIQCNMVVFLPSELEVKNNNLTAMEGDMVEMGEIAEILKESLNSGLNGGGPSVVILKDEDGNGTENRAASVIFEKLTSKMTKHIKPLYISGCVDGMPITRLLVDNGSAANLMPRSTMIKLGKTDQDLVSSTATLTDFTGQETSCQGILIMNLTIGSKTLTTPFFVVNSRSSFNILLGRDWIHACLAVPSTLHQCLIFWNQEDVEVVWADRRPFHASTNHAEARLYDEDVGLMKVAGLDRFGRHKIVPVSAHKSVEEVKAFYQELIGPMITESSRPITASTKRSFKCLNKNDDEVINEDLDLVEDLDEIRLEDLEAAPAKLDDLKADVQDPLEEVNLGDSENPWPVYISQLLPEDVKRKLIQLLMEFKSCFAWNYDELPGLSRDLVEHKLPIQAGFRPFKQPPRRMSNEVYLQVKEEIERLFNAGFIRTARYVTWLSNVVPVLKKNGKIRVCVDFRNLNLASPKDEYPTPVADLCPGALGTFEWVVMPFGLKNVGASFQRAMNAYFHYFIGRFMEIYVDDIVVKSQSYDEHLEHLRSSFLRMQQFDLKVNPLKCAFGVSAGKFLGFLVHNRGIEVDKNKAKAVMEAKPPTTKKELQKLLGSFNFLRRFISNMAGKVQVFSQLLKLKDQDTFVWEASHQKAFDEIKGYLAKAPVLMPPIKNKPLKLYISAAENSIGCLLAQDNEQGKEQAVYYLSRLLTSCERRYTPIEKFCLALYFATIKLRHYMLPVVVYIMSQTDLIKYLLSRPIMRGRIGKWSLALMEFNFRYIPQKAVMGQALADFLADHPCVDIGEESDIGLSALEVSFTPWTLLFDGSKTQMVSGCGVIIISPQGLRTELSFQFDFPCTNNQAEYEAVIIGLEILRDLEAKEVRVIGDSNLVINHLAV, from the exons ATGGACGTAGACGACCCCAATGAGAAGAAGCCAATGGAGTCAGTTACAGAAAAGTTGGATGAATTAGCCAAGCCTAAGCGTGAACACAAGCCTTTGGAGAGAACTTACAGGGAG AAGGCTTTATTGGAAAAAACCCTGGAGGAGGCTAGGATTGAGCCTCCTCCAAGGCAGGTTACTTTATTGAAGAAGGGAATTCCTAAGCCAAAGAAGCAGGACTCGGGGGGCAAGCCGCGCTTGAATCCACTGGCCAAAGAATTCAGGCCTGGACAAGCTTCAATGATACAGTGTAACATGGTCGTTTTTCTTCCATCCGAGCTAGAAGTGAAAAACAATAATCTTACTGCTATGGAAGGAGACATGGTGGAAATGGGTGAAATTGCTGAGATACTGAAAGAGTCCCTCAACTCAGGCCTAAATGGAGGTGGACCTTCAGTGGTAATCTTGAAGGACGAAGATGGGAATGGTACGGAGAATCGCGCTGCAAGCGTGATATTTGAGAAGCTAACCTCTAAGATGACGAAGCATATCAAGCCTTTGTATATCTCAGGGTGTGTGGATGGAATGCCAATTACCCGACTCCTTGTCGATAATGGTTCAGCAGCTAATCTCATGCCTAGGTCTACCATGATCAAGCTAGGCAAAACAGATCAAGACCTGGTCTCATCAACGGCTACTTTGACTGATTTCACTGGGCAGGAAACGTCTTGTCAAGGGATTTTGATCATGAATCTAACGATTGGATCAAAGACTCTTACAACTCCTTTCTTTGTGGTAAATTCACGGTCCTCATTCAACATTTTGTTGGGAAGGGATTGGATTCACGCCTGTTTAGCTGTGCCGTCAACCTTGCAccaatgtttgattttttggaatcaagaaGATGTGGAGGTAGTTTGGGCAGATCGTAGACCTTTTCACGCCTCGACCAATCATGCTGAGGCTAGATTATACGATGAGGATGTCGGCCTAATGAAAGTGGCAGGCTTGGATAGGTTTGGCCGTCACAAGATTGTACCTGTTTCTGCTCACAAATCGGTGGAAGAGGTGAAGGCATTTTACCAAGAGTTAATCGGCCCAATGATCACGGAGTCAAGTAGGCCGATTACAGCTTCAACCAAACGATCATTTAAAT GCTTAAACAAGAACGATGACGAAGTGATCAATGAAGACCTAGACTTGGTTGAAGATTTGGACGAAATTCGTTTAGAAGACCTTGAGGCAGCCCCGGCCAAGTTGGATGACCTGAAAGCTGATGTCCAAGACCCTTTGGAAGAGGTTAACCTAGGAGATTCAGAAAATCCTTGGCCTGTGTACATCAGCCAGCTTCTGCCAGAGGACGTGAAGAGAAAACTCATTCAGCTCCTAATGGAATTCAAGTCTTGCTTTGCCTGGAACTATGACGAACTTCCAGGCTTGTCCAGAGATTTGGTGGAACACAAGTTACCTATCCAAGCGGGGTTCAGGCCTTTTAAACAGCCACCAAGAAGGATGTCCAATGAGGTCTACTTGCAAGTGAAAGAGGAGATAGAACGCCTTTTTAATGCAGGGTTTATACGAACGGCTAGGTATGTCACTTGGCTTTCTAATGTTGTGCCAGTCCTTAAGAAGAATGGTAAGATTAGAGTATGCGTGGACTTCAGAAATCTGAATTTGGCTTCTCCAAAGGATGAGTATCCAACGCCGGTTGCAGACTT GTGTCCCGGTGCTTTGGGAACTTTTGAGTGGGTTGTAATGCCTTTCGGCCTAAAGAATGTGGGAGCCTCATTTCAGCGAGCAATGAATGCTTATTTTCACTATTTCATTGGCCGATTCAtggagatctacgtcgatgacatagTGGTCAAGTCTCAATCCTATGATGAACACTTGGAACACTTGAGAAGCTCGTTTTTGAGAATGCAACAATTTGATTTAAAGGTAAACCCCTTGAAATGTGCCTTCGGAGTCTCCGCAGGCAAGTTCCTAGGGTTTTTGGTTCATAACAGAGGGATTGAAGTTGACAAGAATAAGGCTAAGGCAGTCATGGAAGCGAAGCCTCCTACTACCAAGAAAgagttgcagaagctcttgggatcattcaactttttgagAAGGTTTATTTCAAACATGGCAGGAAAGGTTCAGGTCTTTTCTCAACTCTTGAAGCTAAAAGATCAAGATacttttgtttgggaggcaagCCATCAGAAGGCCTTTGATGAGATCAAAGGCTACCTAGCAAAAGCTCCAGTACTCATGCCTCCCATCAAGAACAAGCCTTTGAAGCTCTACATTTCTGCTGCAGAAAACTCTATTGGATGCCTTTTAGCACAAGACAATGAGCAAGGGAAAGAGCAAGCTGTGTATTATTTAAGTAGGCTGTTAACTTCTTGTGAAAGGAGATATACTCCTATTGAAAAGTTTTGTCTTGCTTTGTACTTTGCAACAATAAAATTAAGGCACTACATGCTTCCTGTTGTGGTTTACATTATGAGTCAAACAGACCTTATTAAGTActtgctttctcggccaatcatgCGAGGGCGAATAGGCAAATGGTCTTTGGCCTTAATGGAATTTAATTTTCGATATATCCCTCAAAAGGCTGTAATGGGCCAGGCCTTAGCGGATTTTCTTGCCGATCATCCTTGCGTGGACATCGGTGAAGAATCCGATATAGGACTGAGCGCCTTGGAAGTCTCATTCACTCCCTGGACTCTCCTATTTGATGGATCAAAAACTCAAATGGTCTCAGGCTGTGGAGTTATCATTATTTCTCCTCAAGGCCTGAGAACAGAGTTATCTTTTCAATTCGACTTTCCATGTACAAACAAtcaagccgaatatgaagcggTCATAATAGGCCTTGAGATTCTTAGAGATCTCGAGGCCAAAGAAGTAAGGGTTATCGGGGATTCAAACCTAGTAATCAACCATTTGGCAG tttAG